A section of the Vicinamibacteria bacterium genome encodes:
- a CDS encoding efflux RND transporter permease subunit, producing the protein MIHSSMRLRLVVLAAAALVMVFGFTTMDSMPLDALPEFSRPYVEVQTEALGLSADEVEAMITTPLEADMLNGTPWVEEVRSQSIPGLSSIVLVFKKGTDLMRARQMVQERLTQIFALPSVSKPPVMINPRSSASRVMEIGLSSESLSLIEMSVLARWTIVPRLMGLPGVANVSIWGQRQRQLQVQVDPEKLREKGITLMQIISTSGNALWSSPLSFLEASTPGTGGWIDTPNQRLGVRHLLPITTAEDLAKVTVDGATSMRLGDVATVVEDHQPLIGDAIVKDEPSLMLVVDKFPWANTTEVTEEVEIALADLSPGLTGLEMDSTLFRPATFLELAMNNFATALLIGAALALVVLFLFLSHWRGALIAGIAVFASAMAALTVLYLRGAELNLMVFAGLMLALSAVVDDAIVGVDAISRRLREARTNGNGGSRASLIAEAAIESRGPLFYATVILVLVVLPVFFLEGLSGAFLQPLVLSYLLALLASMLVALTVTPALSVMFSQSKGDSPASQTLGTIYDGLFSWAAKTPRMAFIAVLVMACGFLALPVVRQETLLPALKETDLVVRFQGNPSASHPAMNRITRLAGRELRAIPGVRNVSAHVGRAIMSDQRTNVDGAELWVSIDPTVDYDATVSAVKEVVAGYPGLSREVLTYLQAKFREELSGTGESLVVRVYGEDMGIIRQKANEVRDIMASIDGIVDPTVQFPREMPILEIEVDLEKAKPYGLKPGDVRRAATSIVSGVEVGALFEEQKVFEVVVQGVPNTRHSLTSIQNLLVDTPSGGHVRLQDVADVRIVPGPAVIHRDAVARRMDVTA; encoded by the coding sequence ATGATTCACTCGAGTATGCGGCTACGACTCGTGGTGCTTGCCGCTGCGGCACTGGTGATGGTGTTCGGCTTCACGACGATGGACTCGATGCCCCTGGACGCATTGCCCGAATTCTCGCGGCCCTACGTCGAGGTGCAAACCGAGGCGCTCGGGCTCTCCGCGGACGAAGTCGAGGCGATGATCACGACGCCCCTGGAAGCGGACATGCTGAACGGCACCCCCTGGGTCGAGGAAGTGCGGTCCCAATCGATACCCGGGCTGTCGTCGATCGTTCTCGTCTTCAAGAAGGGGACCGACCTCATGCGGGCCCGGCAAATGGTGCAGGAGCGGCTCACGCAGATATTCGCTCTGCCCAGCGTGTCCAAGCCGCCGGTCATGATCAACCCGCGTTCGTCGGCAAGTCGGGTGATGGAGATCGGCCTCTCATCGGAATCGCTGTCTCTCATCGAGATGTCGGTGCTCGCCCGCTGGACGATCGTGCCCCGCTTGATGGGTTTGCCCGGTGTGGCCAATGTGTCCATCTGGGGTCAGCGACAGCGACAGCTTCAAGTTCAGGTAGACCCTGAAAAGCTGCGTGAGAAGGGCATCACCCTGATGCAGATCATCTCGACATCGGGCAACGCCTTGTGGTCGTCACCGCTGAGCTTTCTCGAAGCCTCGACGCCCGGCACGGGTGGCTGGATCGACACTCCGAATCAGCGGCTGGGCGTAAGGCATCTGCTCCCGATCACGACCGCCGAGGATCTGGCGAAGGTGACCGTCGACGGAGCGACCTCGATGCGTCTGGGCGACGTCGCAACCGTGGTGGAAGACCATCAACCTCTGATCGGGGATGCGATCGTCAAGGATGAACCGTCGCTCATGCTGGTCGTCGACAAGTTTCCCTGGGCCAACACGACCGAGGTGACGGAGGAAGTCGAGATCGCGCTCGCCGATCTGAGTCCCGGCCTTACGGGCTTGGAGATGGACTCGACGCTCTTTCGGCCCGCCACCTTCCTCGAGCTCGCCATGAATAACTTCGCCACGGCTCTACTCATCGGAGCAGCACTCGCGCTGGTCGTGCTCTTCTTGTTTCTCTCCCACTGGCGCGGGGCTCTGATCGCCGGGATCGCCGTGTTCGCGTCCGCGATGGCTGCGCTCACGGTGCTCTACCTCCGTGGGGCCGAGCTCAACCTGATGGTCTTCGCCGGACTCATGCTTGCTCTGAGCGCGGTCGTCGACGACGCCATCGTCGGCGTCGACGCCATCTCCCGGCGCCTTCGCGAGGCGCGCACCAACGGAAACGGCGGCTCGAGGGCGAGCCTCATCGCTGAAGCCGCGATCGAGTCACGAGGACCACTCTTCTACGCGACGGTGATCCTCGTGTTGGTCGTGCTGCCCGTGTTCTTCCTGGAAGGCCTTTCGGGCGCGTTTCTGCAGCCGCTCGTCCTCTCCTATCTGCTCGCGCTCTTGGCGTCGATGCTGGTGGCTCTGACGGTGACTCCGGCTCTGAGCGTGATGTTCTCGCAGTCAAAGGGGGATTCGCCGGCCAGCCAGACTCTCGGCACAATCTACGATGGGCTTTTCTCGTGGGCAGCCAAGACGCCGCGTATGGCCTTCATCGCGGTCCTGGTCATGGCCTGCGGCTTTCTCGCCTTGCCCGTCGTGCGACAGGAAACGCTCTTGCCGGCGCTCAAGGAGACGGATCTGGTCGTCCGATTCCAGGGCAACCCTTCGGCCTCGCATCCGGCGATGAACCGGATCACGCGCCTCGCGGGTCGCGAGCTCCGGGCGATTCCCGGGGTGCGCAACGTGAGCGCCCATGTCGGCCGCGCCATCATGTCGGATCAGCGAACCAACGTGGATGGGGCCGAGCTCTGGGTCAGCATCGATCCCACGGTCGACTACGACGCGACGGTGAGCGCGGTGAAAGAAGTCGTCGCCGGTTATCCGGGGCTTTCTCGTGAAGTCCTGACCTACTTGCAGGCGAAGTTTCGCGAGGAGCTCTCGGGAACCGGTGAGTCGCTCGTGGTCCGCGTCTACGGCGAGGACATGGGCATCATTCGCCAGAAGGCCAATGAGGTGCGAGACATCATGGCATCGATCGACGGGATCGTCGATCCGACGGTGCAGTTTCCGAGAGAGATGCCTATTCTGGAGATCGAAGTCGACCTCGAAAAGGCCAAACCATATGGTCTCAAGCCGGGCGACGTGCGTCGCGCAGCTACCTCGATCGTCTCCGGCGTCGAGGTTGGCGCGCTCTTCGAAGAGCAGAAGGTTTTCGAAGTCGTGGTGCAGGGCGTACCCAACACGCGCCATAGCCTGACGAGCATCCAGAACCTCCTGGTCGACACGCCCTCGGGCGGCCATGTTCGTCTCCAGGACGTGGCAGACGTCCGCATCGTGCCGGGGCCCGCGGTCATCCATCGGGATGCCGTCGCTCGTCGGATGGATGTGACGGCCA
- a CDS encoding phosphotransferase produces MSVIEGLPQLLEDSGHVGLLELREGLAKLVNDTGGSSRLIDQKRLKRRVYRLKFEIDDRLHSFIVKRLESCVAQRVQLVANRWLPALGLGESGPPLLATFAERRGDCVWHVYEDLGNWALDATHLDPSRVRAALELIARVHTSFADHALLGECRQHGGDRGIYFFGSNLRDAIHGLEALSEDDLEPATGFPGVRDRLLERLRGLLEEEPHRAQLQAELGGSETLLHGDLWTTNAFVFPSDDGPRARLIDWDHVGVGPVGYDLSTFLFRFQIQHRPWILEQYRDLVADAGWRLPRVRDLNVLFETAEFARYANRVIWASIALLDHEEWGFDELADIERWFEDFRPALPE; encoded by the coding sequence ATGAGCGTAATCGAGGGGCTTCCGCAACTCCTGGAAGACAGCGGGCATGTAGGCCTGCTCGAGCTACGGGAGGGACTCGCGAAGCTCGTCAATGACACCGGCGGCTCGAGCCGATTGATCGACCAGAAGCGTTTGAAACGGCGAGTCTATCGTTTGAAGTTCGAGATTGATGACCGTCTCCACTCGTTCATTGTCAAGCGGCTAGAGTCCTGCGTCGCCCAGCGTGTGCAATTAGTGGCGAATCGGTGGCTGCCGGCCCTGGGCCTTGGTGAGAGTGGCCCACCGCTGCTGGCCACCTTCGCCGAGCGACGGGGCGATTGTGTCTGGCACGTTTACGAGGATCTAGGTAATTGGGCTCTGGATGCAACGCACCTGGATCCATCGCGCGTCCGTGCCGCCCTGGAATTGATTGCGCGGGTCCATACGAGCTTCGCCGATCACGCTTTGCTGGGAGAGTGTCGCCAGCACGGCGGTGACCGGGGCATCTATTTTTTCGGATCGAACTTGCGCGATGCGATCCATGGCCTGGAGGCGCTGTCGGAAGACGACCTCGAGCCCGCTACGGGATTTCCGGGCGTGCGTGACCGTCTGCTGGAGAGACTGCGGGGTCTCCTGGAAGAGGAGCCCCATCGCGCGCAACTTCAGGCCGAGCTCGGTGGAAGTGAGACGTTGCTCCACGGCGATCTCTGGACTACGAACGCTTTCGTATTTCCTTCGGACGACGGTCCGCGTGCACGGCTGATCGATTGGGATCACGTTGGAGTGGGACCGGTCGGGTATGATCTTTCGACGTTTCTCTTCCGCTTTCAGATCCAGCACCGGCCATGGATCCTCGAGCAATACCGCGATCTCGTTGCCGATGCCGGCTGGCGTTTGCCGAGGGTGCGGGATTTGAATGTGTTGTTCGAGACCGCAGAGTTCGCGCGCTATGCCAATCGTGTCATTTGGGCTAGCATTGCCCTTCTGGATCACGAGGAGTGGGGTTTCGACGAGCTGGCAGACATCGAACGGTGGTTCGAAGATTTTCGGCCAGCGCTCCCGGAATAG
- a CDS encoding phosphotransferase produces MTTQDGEIAACPDDLAENPAVVAWMEINERRELPIAVQTLRRLNGRPNVLRLVGTGPGRSNVIAKGCQDLVESHVYKDLLPRLGISSPSYYGHTKDARGDAYWLFIEDAGEEKYSPITTEHQILVSKWLAELHTSASNLRRPHLLPDRSPDWFLAYLRSIRSTIELRRPIWAHLGDDATAFQKLTSQCDALESRWDEVRSACEGIPSTLVHCDFVPKNICVRSSHGRNILLPFDWEVAGWGNPATDIAHLIATPGAPRSKSTLVVDSRDGVEAYWKTVHERWSEWNLAFFERLALVGQIFRMLLAVNWALEDPLPSGDRIVSGAPLLEEQKATMYNRASQERSKNWMLSVLPLYESRLARMLSML; encoded by the coding sequence ATGACCACGCAGGACGGCGAGATCGCGGCATGCCCTGACGATCTCGCAGAAAATCCAGCGGTCGTGGCCTGGATGGAAATCAACGAAAGACGCGAGCTACCCATCGCGGTACAGACGCTGCGCAGGCTGAACGGAAGACCCAACGTGCTCCGGCTGGTCGGCACGGGTCCAGGGCGCAGCAACGTGATCGCGAAAGGATGCCAAGATCTCGTGGAGAGCCACGTCTACAAGGACCTCTTGCCTCGTCTCGGAATTTCGTCCCCCTCGTACTACGGTCACACCAAGGACGCGCGGGGTGACGCTTATTGGTTGTTCATCGAGGACGCGGGAGAAGAGAAATACTCGCCCATCACGACGGAACATCAGATTCTCGTTTCGAAATGGCTTGCCGAGCTACATACTTCGGCGTCAAATCTCCGAAGGCCGCACCTTTTGCCGGATCGCAGCCCCGACTGGTTTCTAGCCTACCTTCGTTCGATACGCAGCACGATCGAGCTCCGGCGACCGATATGGGCTCACCTCGGGGATGATGCAACGGCTTTTCAGAAACTGACCAGCCAATGCGATGCGCTGGAGTCCCGCTGGGACGAGGTTCGATCCGCCTGCGAGGGTATCCCTTCGACCCTCGTTCATTGCGATTTCGTTCCCAAGAATATCTGCGTTCGATCGAGCCACGGCAGAAACATTCTTTTGCCGTTCGATTGGGAGGTCGCAGGCTGGGGTAACCCGGCGACGGATATCGCACACCTGATTGCCACACCTGGGGCCCCGCGGTCGAAGTCCACACTTGTTGTCGATTCGCGCGATGGCGTCGAGGCTTATTGGAAGACGGTTCACGAACGTTGGTCGGAGTGGAATCTTGCGTTCTTCGAACGCCTCGCACTCGTCGGCCAAATCTTCCGGATGCTTCTCGCGGTGAATTGGGCGCTCGAGGATCCCCTGCCCTCTGGGGACAGGATCGTTTCAGGAGCGCCGCTACTCGAAGAGCAAAAGGCAACCATGTACAACCGTGCTTCGCAGGAGCGGTCGAAGAACTGGATGCTGTCGGTTCTTCCGCTCTACGAATCGCGGCTTGCTCGTATGTTGTCCATGCTCTAA